One window of the Trifolium pratense cultivar HEN17-A07 linkage group LG2, ARS_RC_1.1, whole genome shotgun sequence genome contains the following:
- the LOC123903837 gene encoding protein DETOXIFICATION 27-like — MSNKELTSPLGEAKVPLLLPPTTNEDEEEQDLTRKVWIESKKLWHIVGPAIFSRIASYSMLVITQAFAGHLGDLELAAISIANNVVVGFDFGLLLGMASALETLCGQAFGAKQYYMLGVYMQRSWIVLFICCIFLLPIYLFATPVLRLLGQPEDLAVLSGQVSIWMIPLHFAFAFQFPLNRFLQSQLKTGAIAWVSLFSLLVHVFVSWLFVFKFQFGVIGTAATLNFSWWALTFGLFGYTVWGGCPLTWKGFSMEAFSGLWEFVKLSAASGVMLCLENWYYRILILMTGNLPNAEIAVDALSICMTINGMEMMIPLAFFAATGVRVANELGAGNGKAAKFATIVSVITSLIIGLFFWMLILILHNKFGYIFTTSKAVLDEVGKLSLLLAFTILLNSVQPVLSGVAVGSGWQSYVAYINLGCYYIIGVPLGFIMGWVFNQGVMGIWAGMIFGGTATQTLILCWITLRCDWDKEAEKAKLHITKWSDRKQQLR, encoded by the exons ATGTCCAACAAGGAGCTAACTTCACCATTAGGAGAAGCAAAGGTTCCATTATTATTACCACCAAcaacaaatgaagatgaagaagaacaAGATCTTACAAGAAAGGTTTGGATTGAATCAAAGAAACTATGGCATATTGTAGGTCCTGCAATTTTCAGCCGTATTGCATCCTATTCTATGTTGGTCATCACTCAAGCTTTTGCTGGTCATCTTGGTGATCTTGAACTTGCAGCTATCTCCATTGCCAATAATGTTGTTGTTGGCTTTGATTTTGGCCTCTTG TTGGGAATGGCAAGTGCATTAGAAACACTATGTGGACAAGCATTTGGTGCAAAACAATATTACATGTTAGGAGTGTACATGCAAAGATCATGGATAGTACTTTTCATATGCTGTATTTTCCTTCTCCCAATATACCTTTTCGCAACACCAGTTTTAAGACTATTGGGACAACCAGAAGATTTAGCAGTATTATCAGGACAAGTTTCAATCTGGATGATACCATTGCACTTTGCATTTGCGTTTCAATTTCCTCTCAATAGATTCTTACAGAGTCAACTTAAAACCGGTGCTATAGCTTGGGTTTCTCTCTTTTCATTATTGGTGCATGTTTTTGTTAGTTGGTTGTTTGTGTTTAAGTTTCAGTTTGGTGTTATTGGAACTGCTGCTACTCTCAATTTTTCTTGGTGGGCTCTTACTTTTGGGCTTTTTGGTTACACTGTTTGGGGTGGGTGTCCTTTAACATGGAAAGGCTTTTCCATGGAGGCTTTTTCCGGACTTTGGGAATTTGTTAAACTCTCTGCTGCTTCTGGAGTTATGCTATG TTTGGAGAATTGGTATTACAGAATTTTGATATTGATGACTGGAAACCTACCAAATGCAGAGATTGCAGTAGATGCTTTGTCCATAtg TATGACAATAAATGGTATGGAGATGATGATTCCACTGGCATTCTTTGCAGCCACAGG AGTGAGGGTTGCAAATGAACTTGGAGCTGGAAATGGGAAAGCAGCAAAATTTGCTACTATAGTTTCTGTGATAACATCATTAATAATAGGACTTTTCTTCTGGATGTTGATTTTGATATTGCACAATAAATTTGGCTACATATTCACCACTAGTAAAGCTGTTCTTGATGAAGTAGGCAAGCTTTCTCTTCTATTAGCCTTCACAATTCTTCTCAACAGTGTTCAACCAGTTCTATCAG GAGTGGCTGTCGGATCGGGGTGGCAATCATATGTTGCTTACATAAATTTGGGTTGCTACTATATTATTGGGGTTCCTCTTGGATTTATAATGGGTTGGGTCTTTAATCAAGGAGTTATG GGAATCTGGGCAGGGATGATTTTTGGAGGAACAGCCACTCAAACATTGATATTGTGTTGGATTACACTTCGGTGCGATTGGGACAAAGAG GCAGAGAAAGCAAAACTGCACATAACAAAGTGGTCGGATCGAAAACAACAACTTAGATAG
- the LOC123903838 gene encoding protein DETOXIFICATION 27-like — MLNMEASTGLEEEKIPLLENNIDEDENEHLVRRVWIESKKLWQVAGPAIFNRVGNTSMFVMTQVFAGHLGDMELAATSIAMNVILGLDLGIMLGMSSALETLCGQAFGAKQYNMLGIYMQRSWIVLFITGILLLPIFIFATPILKFLGQPQEISELAGVISMWLIPTHIAYAFYFPFHFFLQSQLKNNIISWVTLVSLLVHSFLCWLVVVKLKLGVIALVASGNVAWFVLVFGFFGYVVLGGCPYTWTGFSMRAFSDLWGFAKLSAASGVMLCLEVWYDKVLVMMTGNLHNAKTVVEALTVCLTINNWEMMFPLAFLAATGVRVANELGAGNGEAAKFASQVSVVTSIIISVFFWLLIMIFRSQLGYMFTSSELVIEEVNKLSPLLGFTVLLNSVQPVLSGVAIGAGWQKYVAYVDLGCYYLIGIPLGFLLAFVYQLGVQGLWAGLICGGPALQTLILAWVTIRCDWNKEAETAKLHLSKWGGPNHVPN, encoded by the exons atgttaaacatgGAGGCATCAACAGGATTAGAGGAAGAAAAAATACCATTGTTGGAAAATAatattgatgaagatgaaaatgAGCATTTAGTAAGAAGAGTATGGATTGAGTCAAAGAAGCTTTGGCAGGTAGCAGGGCCTGCAATCTTCAACCGTGTTGGAAATACTAGCATGTTTGTTATGACTCAAGTCTTTGCTGGCCATCTTGGTGACATGGAATTGGCTGCTACTTCCATTGCTATGAATGTCATTCTTGGCCTTGACTTGGGCATTATG CTGGGCATGTCAAGCGCATTGGAAACACTATGTGGACAAGCATTTGGAGCCAAACAATACAACATGTTAGGAATTTACATGCAACGTTCATGGATTGTTCTTTTCATCACAGGAATTCTTCTTTTACCTATTTTCATCTTTGCAACACCAATCTTAAAATTTTTAGGACAACCACAAGAGATATCTGAGCTAGCTGGAGTGATTTCAATGTGGCTAATACCAACTCACATAGCTTAtgcattttattttccttttcatttcttCTTGCAAAGTCAACTCAAGAATAACATCATTAGTTGGGTTACTCTTGTTTCTTTATTGGTCCATTCTTTTCTTTGTTGGTTGGTTGTTGTCAAGCTTAAGCTTGGTGTTATTGCTCTTGTTGCTTCTGGAAATGTGGCTTGGTTTGTTTTGGTGTTTGGTTTTTTTGGGTATGTTGTTTTGGGTGGTTGTCCCTACACTTGGACTGGTTTTTCTATGAGGGCTTTCTCTGATCTTTGGGGATTTGCTAAACTCTCTGCTGCTTCCGGGGTTATGCTATG CTTGGAAGTTTGGTATGACAAAGTACTCGTGATGATGACTGGAAATCTACATAATGCAAAAACTGTTGTAGAGGCTTTAACAGTATG CTTGACCATAAATAATTGGGAGATGATGTTTCCCTTGGCATTCCTTGCTGCAACCGG AGTAAGGGTAGCAAATGAGCTAGGAGCAGGCAATGGTGAAGCAGCCAAGTTTGCTTCACAAGTTTCAGTGGTGACATCAATTATAATTAGTGTTTTCTTTTGGCTATTGATTATGATCTTTCGTAGTCAATTGGGCTATATGTTTACTTCAAGTGAACTTGTCATTGAAGAAGTAAATAAGTTGTCACCTCTCTTAGGCTTCACTGTTCTTCTCAATAGTGTTCAACCTGTTCTCTCAG GGGTGGCTATTGGAGCTGGGTGGCAGAAATATGTGGCCTATGTGGACTTGGGTTGCTACTATCTTATTGGGATTCCTCTTGGGTTTTTGCTGGCCTTTGTGTATCAGCTTGGAGTTCAG GGACTCTGGGCGGGGTTAATTTGTGGCGGACCAGCACTTCAAACTTTGATCCTAGCTTGGGTTACCATTCGTTGTGATTGGAATAAAGAg GCTGAAACAGCAAAATTGCATTTGAGTAAATGGGGAGGACCAAATCATGTACCAAATTGA
- the LOC123903840 gene encoding protein YELLOW LEAF 1, choloroplastic-like, with amino-acid sequence MLTSMQSCVGSSPLLYPGSINQPKAFVKYSRPNIVRMQRSPYNIKKGELQTGTFRSSSSRFKYAGALNATCVATQTVTRKPQTVTITPEKVRSPRLDDNGPGLPPRKDDGNGGNGGGGGGNFSAGLILLGILGILDMLKDIEGEVQNKVKDWKFHQA; translated from the exons ATGTTGACATCAATGCAAAGTTGTGTTGGCTCTTCACCTCTACTATATCCAG GTAGTATAAATCAGCCTAAAGCGTTTGTTAAGTATTCAAGACCGAACATTGTTAGGATGCAACGCTCACCATATAACATCAAAAAAGGAGAACTTCAAACTGGAACTTTTCGAAGTTCGTCATCTCGATTCAAATATGCTGGTGCTTTG AATGCTACATGTGTTGCAACCCAGACTGTAACCCGCAAGCCTCAGACAGTTACAATTACTCCTG AAAAAGTGAGGAGCCCTAGACTTGATGACAACGGGCCTGGATTGCCACCTCGCAAAGATGATGGCAACGGTGGTAATGGAGGAGGAGGCGGCGGTAATTTTTCAGCTGGATTAATCCTTTTGGGTATTCTTGGTATCCTAGACATGCTTAAAGACATAGAGGGTGAAGTGCAAAACAAAGTCAAAGATTGGAAATTTCACCAAGCTTGA